The Coffea arabica cultivar ET-39 chromosome 1e, Coffea Arabica ET-39 HiFi, whole genome shotgun sequence genome has a window encoding:
- the LOC113689234 gene encoding methyl jasmonate esterase 1-like encodes MAAFNRFLVGIVIVFLAYSPSSSALHFLLIHGSGHGAWCWYKLATLLEQKGHNVTALDLAYSGRNQVPLERVHTFDEYHKPLSEYMKSLSPEDKVVLVGHSYGGYGVSWVMERFPEKVLGGVFASAFMVGPNFTLEDTNKLLPRPDQLDDSFVIGDPIRIVLIGPHFAATLLYQNSPPEDLKLANYSLRLTQFFYGDVVNRQIRVTKERYGSVPRAYVIDLEDKLITPEAQRLMIARTPPQVVRQIRGADHMVQFSKPREFANNLIEIGGLFESFDQEGKPYAL; translated from the exons atggCTGCTTTCAATAGATTTCTAGTTGGCATTGTCATAGTATTCTTGGCTTATTCTCCCTCTTCCTCTGCATTACACTTTCTGTTGATTCATGGTAGCGGTCATGGGGCATGGTGTTGGTATAAGTTGGCGACTTTGCTGGAGCAAAAGGGCCACAATGTCACGGCTTTGGATTTAGCCTATTCTGGGAGAAATCAAGTGCCACTCGAAAGAGTGCACACCTTTGATGAATACCATAAACCTCTATCCGAATACATGAAGTCTTTATCTCCTGAGGATAAGGTAGTCCTCGTTGGCCACAGCTATGGTGGTTATGGTGTTTCCTGGGTCATGGAAAGGTTTCCAGAAAAGGTTCTTGGTGGCGTTTTTGCTTCAGCCTTCATGGTGGGGCCTAACTTTACACTAGAGGACACTAACAAG CTGCTTCCACGGCCAGATCAACTAGATGACAGTTTCGTTATTGGAGATCCTATAAGAATTGTGCTCATTGGGCCCCACTTTGCAGCAACCCTGCTCTACCAGAATTCTCCGCCAGAG GATCTGAAACTTGCAAATTATTCTTTAAGATTAACTCAGTTCTTCTATGGAGATGTGGTAAATAGACAAATTCGGGTTACAAAAGAGAGGTATGGATCAGTTCCTCGAGCCTATGTTATTGACTTGGAGGATAAGCTAATTACTCCTGAAGCGCAAAGGCTTATGATAGCGAGGACTCCTCCACAAGTGGTGAGGCAAATCCGAGGGGCAGACCATATGGTTCAGTTTTCTAAACCTCGAGAATTTGCCAACAATTTGATTGAAATAGGTGGGTTGTTTGAGTCGTTTGATCAGGAAGGCAAACCATATGCTCTCTAA